The proteins below come from a single Oenanthe melanoleuca isolate GR-GAL-2019-014 chromosome Z, OMel1.0, whole genome shotgun sequence genomic window:
- the LOC130265366 gene encoding phospholipase A2 inhibitor NAI-like, with translation MRVSLGLSFFLAFLHPGMCLQCEICHSMGKSCFGPMKTCTGGEDTCGIILHEVLIGGMAISSSIKSCLPSHVCHLGPVTVNYGKVKAKSHLVCCTGDDCRTTSVSLPPDNNVPNGYQCPACYSVDSFQCANEVVNCTGSEDQCVDLAGLMNAGGLSLKAAMKGCTTISECSMVGDGKNSLGMMDIKLKRFQCSPASVMYSMAFTGAAPPHPTFLPILSGFILEKVLF, from the exons ATGAGAGTATCCCTTGGACTCAGCTTCTTCCTGGCATTCCTGCACCCAG GAATGTGCCTCCAGTGTGAGATATGTCACAGCATGGGAAAAAGCTGCTTTGGCCCCATGAAAACCTGCACTGGTGGTGAAGACACCTGTGGCATTATTCTGCATGAGGTCCTTATAG GGGGAATGGCCATCTCTTCATCCATCAAGTCCTGCCTGCCATCCCACGTCTGCCACCTTGGCCCTGTCACTGTGAACTATGGGAAGGTGAAGGCAAAGAGCCACTTGGTTTGCTGCACGGGCGATGACTGCCGGACCACCTCCGTGTCAT TGCCTCCAGATAACAATGTGCCCAATGGATACCAGTGTCCTGCCTGCTACAGCGTGGACTCCTTTCAGTGTGCAAATGAAGTTGTAAACTGCACTGGATCTGAAGACCAATGTGTTGACCTTGCTGGGTTAATGAATGCTG GTGGATTATCTCTGAAAGCTGCCATGAAGGGTTGCACCACCATTTCTGAATGCAGTATGGTAGGAGATGGAAAAAACAGCCTGGGGATGATGGACATAAAGTTGAAACGGTTCCAGTGCAGCCCGGCTTCTGTTATGTACAGCATGGCGTTCACTGGGGCTGCCCCTCCACACCCAACCTTCCTTCCTATCCTATCAGGATTCATTCTGGAGAAGGTACTTTTCTGA